The Streptomyces sp. Mut1 genome window below encodes:
- a CDS encoding ARPP-2 domain-containing protein has product MNRLELTGLAVRPSQVWGGIRLVPLVRERPVEGLRLHREVYAGGGTGAVRVGARTHDTSYIPHGFVADWSGEGAAGAAYGTQLGADDGRSRPGGPARVLRLPRHRHHRLAERQAGDRLRFLPLHLALEGYLALHFGGPSTAWEEWSRQALRDGLSPRAEDAYLGRSVRGLGDALRAFEIHPGQCGVLVYAADALAAAFVVPHPDDYRLLHPTLVEDLFGELVHQYAMYGAPVPEFGARIADGPGLRTVAGLRAAAREQERAWAEAHDTLFARELLDTSYGFERVYRMGGFTLWRFLPPFVRDGTGQHIGETVTDHKGRVAYLKTFRLSEAQIRRGYLLRRLADADWRLPVAARALGTGETELRRRISGAGFAHLLRHREG; this is encoded by the coding sequence GTGAACCGGCTGGAGCTGACCGGACTGGCCGTCCGCCCCTCGCAGGTGTGGGGCGGCATCCGGCTGGTGCCGCTGGTGCGTGAGCGTCCCGTCGAGGGGCTGCGACTGCACCGGGAGGTGTACGCGGGAGGCGGGACCGGGGCGGTGCGGGTGGGGGCGCGTACGCATGACACCTCGTACATTCCGCACGGGTTCGTCGCCGACTGGTCCGGTGAGGGGGCGGCCGGTGCCGCGTACGGGACGCAGCTCGGCGCCGACGACGGGCGGAGCCGGCCCGGCGGGCCGGCCCGGGTCCTGCGGCTGCCGCGCCACCGCCATCACCGGCTCGCCGAGCGGCAGGCCGGTGACCGGCTGCGTTTCCTGCCGCTGCACCTGGCATTGGAGGGCTATCTGGCGCTGCACTTCGGCGGTCCCTCGACGGCCTGGGAGGAGTGGTCGCGGCAGGCGCTGCGCGACGGGCTCTCGCCGCGTGCCGAGGACGCCTACCTGGGCCGGTCGGTGCGCGGGCTCGGGGACGCGCTGCGGGCGTTCGAGATCCATCCGGGCCAGTGCGGGGTGCTGGTGTACGCCGCGGACGCCCTGGCCGCCGCCTTCGTCGTCCCCCACCCGGACGACTACCGGCTGCTGCACCCCACGCTCGTGGAGGACCTGTTCGGTGAGCTGGTCCACCAGTACGCGATGTACGGGGCGCCGGTCCCGGAGTTCGGGGCGCGCATCGCGGACGGGCCCGGGTTGCGGACGGTGGCGGGGCTGCGGGCGGCAGCGCGGGAGCAGGAGCGGGCGTGGGCCGAGGCGCACGACACGCTCTTCGCGCGGGAGCTGCTGGACACCTCGTACGGCTTCGAACGGGTGTACCGGATGGGCGGGTTCACGCTGTGGCGGTTCCTGCCGCCGTTCGTACGCGACGGGACCGGGCAGCACATCGGCGAGACGGTCACCGACCACAAGGGGCGGGTCGCGTATCTGAAGACGTTCCGGCTGTCCGAGGCGCAGATCCGGCGCGGATACCTGCTGCGGCGGCTGGCCGACGCGGACTGGCGGCTGCCCGTCGCCGCGCGGGCGCTGGGCACCGGCGAGACGGAGCTGCGGCGGCGGATCAGCGGCGCGGGCTTCGCGCACCTGCTCCGGCACCGGGAGGGATGA
- the glnII gene encoding glutamine synthetase codes for MTFKAEYIWIDGTEPTAKLRSKTKIMPGAPSSDVAQLPVWGFDGSSTSQAEGHASDRVLKPVFTCPDPIRGGGDVLVLCEVFDIDMTPHASNTRALLRPFSERFAGQEAIFGIEQEYTFFDGHRPLGFPEGGFPAAQGGYYCGVGADEIFGREIVEKHLDNCLKAGLGISGINAEVMPGQWEFQVGPLSPLEVSDQLWIARWLLYRTAEDFDVSATLDPKPVKGDWNGAGAHTNFSTRAMREGYDAIITACESLGEGSKPMDHVKNYGAGIDDRLTGLHETAPWNEYSYGVSDRGASVRIPWQVEQDRKGYIEDRRPNANVDPYVVTRLIVDTCCTALEKAGQV; via the coding sequence GTGACGTTCAAGGCTGAGTACATCTGGATCGACGGCACCGAGCCGACCGCCAAGCTCCGCTCCAAGACCAAGATCATGCCCGGTGCCCCGTCGTCCGACGTGGCCCAGCTGCCCGTCTGGGGCTTCGACGGGTCGAGCACCAGCCAGGCCGAGGGCCATGCCTCGGACCGGGTGCTGAAGCCGGTCTTCACGTGTCCGGACCCGATCCGCGGCGGCGGCGACGTCCTGGTCCTGTGCGAGGTCTTCGACATCGACATGACCCCGCACGCCTCCAACACGCGGGCACTGCTGCGTCCGTTCTCCGAGCGGTTCGCCGGGCAGGAGGCGATCTTCGGCATCGAGCAGGAGTACACGTTCTTCGACGGCCACCGGCCGCTCGGCTTCCCCGAGGGCGGCTTCCCCGCCGCTCAGGGCGGCTACTACTGCGGGGTCGGCGCGGACGAGATCTTCGGCCGCGAGATCGTCGAGAAGCACCTCGACAACTGCCTGAAGGCGGGCCTGGGCATCTCCGGCATCAACGCCGAGGTCATGCCGGGCCAGTGGGAGTTCCAGGTGGGCCCGCTGTCCCCGCTGGAGGTCTCCGACCAGCTGTGGATCGCCCGCTGGCTGCTCTACCGCACCGCCGAGGACTTCGACGTCTCCGCGACCCTCGACCCGAAGCCCGTCAAGGGCGACTGGAACGGCGCGGGCGCGCACACCAACTTCTCCACCAGGGCGATGCGCGAGGGCTACGACGCGATCATCACCGCGTGCGAGTCGCTGGGCGAGGGCTCGAAGCCGATGGACCACGTCAAGAACTACGGCGCGGGCATCGACGACCGGCTGACCGGACTGCACGAGACCGCCCCGTGGAACGAGTACAGCTACGGCGTCTCCGACCGCGGCGCCTCGGTCCGCATCCCGTGGCAGGTCGAGCAGGACCGCAAGGGCTACATCGAGGACCGCCGCCCCAACGCCAACGTCGACCCGTACGTCGTCACGCGGCTGATCGTGGACACCTGCTGCACGGCGCTGGAGAAGGCCGGCCAGGTCTGA
- a CDS encoding NAD-dependent malic enzyme produces the protein MRYTRQAQPRRNGDKRVIRTTARGYEVLRDPGLNKGTAFSEGERAALGLDGLLPPAVTADMEQQLDRAYAAYSSEPTDLAKHVYMWRLHDNNVTLFYALLQRHLLEMLPVVYDPVVGEAIESYSEVFTRPRGVYLSLGDPESVEARLAAFGADGDDIDLLVASDAEEILGIGDWGSNGIDIAVGKLAVYTAAAGIDPYRVIPVILDAGTNNEKLLNDPMYIGYRHGRKRGKEYDAFIEAYVTAAQKLFPKALLHWEDFGSTNARRILDTYADRVPSFNDDVQGTGAVVMAGLLNAVRLSGTPWTGQRAVVLGGGSAGCGIADQIRDQMVRSGLSKDEATRRIWIVDLPGLLTEDLGPDLLPYQRPYARPSAEVQDLARTPCDVVTAAETRWPAMAGLRARAASGDGIIDLATVVAAVKPTILIGTSTTPGMFTEEIVRKMAASVERPIVFPLSNPTSLHEATPAHLLEWTDGKCLVATGAPFDDVERDGVVHRIGQANNAALYPGLGLGVIASRASKVSPEMLQAAAEAVAGQADVSTPGASLLPSNSELRTTSSIVAVQVVQTAVEQGLARATIDEPVEAVRRNVWWPEYSTVEAV, from the coding sequence ATGCGGTACACCCGCCAAGCACAGCCCCGTCGCAATGGTGACAAGCGAGTGATCCGTACGACGGCGCGCGGCTACGAAGTCCTGCGGGATCCGGGGCTGAACAAGGGCACCGCATTCAGCGAGGGGGAGCGCGCGGCGCTCGGTCTGGACGGGCTGCTTCCTCCGGCGGTCACCGCGGATATGGAGCAGCAGCTGGATCGCGCGTACGCGGCCTATTCCTCGGAACCCACCGATCTGGCCAAGCATGTGTACATGTGGCGGCTGCACGACAACAACGTCACATTGTTCTATGCCTTGCTCCAGCGTCACCTGCTGGAAATGCTTCCGGTGGTGTACGACCCTGTTGTGGGCGAAGCGATCGAGAGCTACAGCGAGGTCTTCACCCGGCCCCGCGGGGTGTATTTGAGCCTCGGGGATCCGGAGAGCGTCGAGGCTCGTCTCGCCGCGTTCGGGGCCGACGGCGACGACATCGACCTGCTGGTCGCCTCCGATGCCGAAGAAATCCTGGGTATCGGCGACTGGGGTTCCAACGGGATCGACATCGCGGTGGGCAAGCTCGCGGTCTACACCGCCGCGGCCGGCATCGACCCGTACCGGGTCATTCCGGTGATCCTGGACGCGGGCACGAACAACGAGAAACTCCTCAACGACCCGATGTACATCGGGTACCGCCACGGCCGGAAGCGCGGCAAGGAGTACGACGCCTTCATCGAGGCCTACGTCACCGCGGCGCAGAAACTGTTCCCCAAGGCCCTTCTGCACTGGGAGGACTTCGGGTCCACGAACGCCCGCCGGATCCTGGACACCTATGCGGACCGGGTTCCGTCCTTCAACGACGACGTCCAGGGCACAGGAGCCGTCGTGATGGCCGGTCTGCTCAACGCGGTCCGGCTGAGCGGGACTCCGTGGACCGGTCAGCGCGCGGTGGTCCTCGGAGGGGGAAGCGCCGGGTGCGGGATCGCGGACCAGATCCGCGATCAGATGGTGCGGTCCGGGCTGTCGAAGGACGAAGCCACCCGGCGGATCTGGATCGTTGACCTGCCGGGCCTGCTGACCGAGGATCTCGGGCCGGATCTGCTGCCCTACCAGCGTCCCTACGCCCGGCCTTCGGCCGAGGTCCAAGATCTGGCCCGCACTCCGTGCGACGTGGTCACCGCCGCCGAAACGCGCTGGCCGGCCATGGCCGGCCTGCGAGCGCGGGCAGCTTCGGGCGACGGAATCATCGACCTCGCCACGGTGGTGGCTGCCGTGAAGCCCACGATCCTCATCGGCACGTCGACCACTCCTGGCATGTTCACCGAGGAGATCGTGCGGAAGATGGCGGCCTCCGTGGAGCGCCCGATCGTTTTCCCCTTGTCGAACCCGACCAGTCTGCACGAGGCCACTCCAGCACATCTGCTGGAATGGACGGATGGAAAGTGCCTGGTCGCGACGGGCGCCCCATTCGACGATGTCGAACGCGACGGGGTCGTCCACCGTATCGGCCAAGCCAATAACGCCGCGCTCTACCCGGGGCTGGGGCTGGGCGTCATTGCTTCCCGCGCCTCAAAGGTCTCCCCCGAAATGCTGCAGGCCGCCGCGGAGGCGGTGGCCGGGCAGGCGGACGTGAGCACGCCGGGGGCTTCGCTCCTTCCCTCCAACTCGGAACTGCGGACGACGTCGAGCATCGTCGCCGTTCAAGTGGTGCAGACCGCTGTCGAGCAGGGACTGGCCCGAGCAACGATCGATGAGCCGGTGGAAGCCGTCCGGCGGAATGTGTGGTGGCCCGAGTACTCGACGGTCGAGGCGGTGTGA
- a CDS encoding class II fumarate hydratase — translation MTQNSGQAPRVLDIAIGLHTSGTREESDSLGAVRVPADHYWGAQTQRSLQHFDIGGDKDRMPIEVYRAYGIVKKAAARINTAAGSLPAWMGSLIGTVADEVVSGQLDSEFPLFVWQTGSGTQSNMNVNEVISNRCIQLVGGELGTKRPVHPNDHVNMSQSSNDTFPTAMHIAADTMLHQHVLPQLDDLQKALSDKSRQWNDVVKIGRTHLEDATPLTVGQEWSGYAAMVQDARDALVADSSGLPRLAVGGTAVGTGLNTAQGFDGRMAEAIADLTGRPFVTAPNKFAAQGSLDALVRCSGGLRNLAVTLFKIANDLRWLGSGPRAGLHELVLPSNEPGSSIMPGKVNPTQAEAMLMVAIQVIGNDTTVAVAGKEGNFELNAFRPIILANLLHSMRIMGDMCNHFRRFMIEGTTLDKRRIKEYVDSSVMMVTALSPVIGYDKASAIAHKAMDEDLTLRQAAIACGIDAEEFDRVVVPLAMTRPGPQAH, via the coding sequence ATGACGCAGAACTCCGGCCAGGCGCCCCGCGTACTCGACATCGCAATCGGGCTGCACACCTCCGGGACCCGCGAGGAGAGCGATTCCCTCGGTGCCGTGCGGGTCCCGGCCGATCACTACTGGGGGGCGCAGACCCAACGCTCGCTCCAGCATTTCGACATCGGCGGGGACAAGGACCGCATGCCCATCGAGGTCTACCGGGCGTACGGAATCGTCAAGAAGGCAGCGGCACGTATCAACACCGCGGCGGGCAGCCTGCCGGCCTGGATGGGCAGCCTCATCGGCACGGTTGCGGACGAGGTCGTCTCCGGACAGCTCGACAGCGAATTCCCGCTCTTCGTATGGCAGACCGGCTCAGGCACGCAGTCGAACATGAACGTCAACGAGGTCATCTCCAACAGGTGCATTCAGCTGGTGGGCGGCGAGCTGGGGACCAAGAGGCCCGTACACCCCAACGACCACGTGAACATGTCGCAGTCCTCGAACGACACCTTCCCCACAGCGATGCACATCGCAGCCGACACCATGCTTCACCAGCACGTACTGCCGCAGCTCGACGACCTGCAGAAGGCGCTGAGCGACAAGAGCCGGCAGTGGAACGACGTGGTGAAGATCGGCCGGACCCATCTTGAGGACGCAACACCACTGACCGTGGGCCAGGAATGGTCCGGCTACGCCGCGATGGTTCAGGACGCACGAGACGCACTGGTGGCGGATTCGTCCGGATTGCCGCGTCTCGCGGTCGGCGGCACGGCCGTCGGTACCGGTCTCAACACCGCTCAGGGATTCGACGGACGGATGGCTGAGGCGATCGCCGATCTGACCGGACGCCCCTTCGTCACCGCACCGAACAAGTTCGCCGCTCAAGGATCTCTTGACGCTCTGGTCCGCTGCTCCGGCGGGCTGCGCAATCTGGCCGTCACCCTCTTCAAGATCGCCAACGATCTGCGATGGCTCGGGTCGGGCCCACGGGCCGGCCTTCACGAACTGGTGCTGCCGTCGAACGAGCCGGGCTCGTCGATCATGCCGGGCAAGGTCAACCCGACACAGGCCGAGGCCATGCTGATGGTGGCCATCCAGGTCATCGGCAACGACACGACTGTGGCGGTCGCGGGGAAGGAGGGGAACTTCGAGCTCAACGCCTTCCGGCCGATCATCCTCGCCAACCTCCTCCACAGCATGAGAATCATGGGCGACATGTGCAACCATTTCCGGCGCTTCATGATCGAGGGAACCACTCTCGACAAGCGCAGGATCAAGGAGTACGTCGACAGCTCGGTGATGATGGTGACGGCTCTGTCACCAGTGATCGGCTACGACAAGGCGTCGGCGATCGCTCACAAGGCCATGGATGAGGACCTGACGCTGCGACAGGCGGCCATCGCCTGCGGAATCGACGCCGAGGAGTTCGACCGCGTGGTCGTCCCCCTGGCCATGACCCGGCCGGGACCCCAGGCGCACTGA
- a CDS encoding winged helix-turn-helix domain-containing protein, producing the protein MANTRSFSAAAAATAAPAVAAATASVRSQSPNRHRLRAVAPDEVVRQADVSAFLTPDATWLPAPQHTLPTLPGRPPMVGYLVLVPADQQPAFAAAAAQYTVPEQPVDAAADGPVTIDPVQRSASVNGQLLDLTYLEFELLAHLVAHPHRVHTRDQLVTTVWGYGHVGDGRTVDVHIARLRRKLGAEHRRSIQTVRRVGYKYAP; encoded by the coding sequence ATGGCGAACACCCGTTCCTTCTCCGCCGCAGCCGCTGCCACCGCAGCGCCGGCGGTGGCCGCTGCGACCGCATCCGTCCGTTCCCAGTCCCCCAACCGGCACCGGCTGCGTGCCGTCGCCCCCGACGAGGTCGTCCGGCAGGCCGACGTATCCGCGTTCCTCACGCCGGACGCGACCTGGCTGCCGGCGCCTCAGCACACCCTGCCCACTCTGCCGGGCCGGCCGCCGATGGTCGGTTACCTGGTGCTCGTGCCCGCCGACCAGCAGCCGGCCTTCGCCGCTGCCGCCGCCCAGTACACGGTGCCGGAGCAGCCGGTGGACGCGGCGGCGGACGGGCCGGTGACCATCGACCCCGTCCAGCGCTCCGCCTCGGTGAACGGGCAGCTGCTCGACCTCACCTACCTGGAGTTCGAGCTCCTCGCCCATCTGGTGGCGCACCCCCACCGGGTGCACACCCGCGATCAGTTGGTGACCACGGTCTGGGGGTACGGGCACGTGGGCGACGGGCGCACCGTCGATGTCCACATCGCCCGGCTGCGCCGCAAGCTCGGTGCCGAGCACCGCCGTTCGATCCAGACGGTGCGGCGGGTGGGGTACAAGTACGCCCCCTGA
- a CDS encoding MMPL family transporter, whose translation MRRNLAARIGVWSAHHRKTAIFGWLLFVVLAAGIGGASGMVEMTDAENGAGDSARAEQILSDAGLGHRAGELVMVSAAEPDGWRTAARELTAALDRTGEVTGLADPVRSEDGKDALITFEMKGDAGTASDRVQPVLDAVAGVEEKRPDVTIHQFGDASAGKWLGDLLSEDFKKAEFTAVPLALGILLVAFGAVVAALLPVGLALTACMAAFGLLSLASHQLHLFQTTYSVMFLMGFAVGVDYCLFYLRRERDERAAGRDAETALRIAAATSGRAVLVSGLTVMVAMAGMFLSGLMLFKGFALATIIVVLIAMLGSVTVLPALLSWLGDRVDAGRVPLLNRRGKRGGKQSGRLAGRLLRPVLRSPKFFAAASVAVLLALAVPAIGMKTESLGLEKQFGSDSALSVAYRHISDTFPGGPAPAQVVVEADDITAPAVRKALAGFDHVTVHRAQNVAEIEVPLPDGKDGLAELREERLPAAFGSTGARAYVTGEVAGSVDFNDQLKRGIAPVFLFITAVTFLLMLFCFRSYVIAVTSILLNLLSVAAAYGVMTAVFQHGWGAGLIGSEGVGAVEAWMPLFVLVVLFGLSMDYHVFVVSRIREAHGRGLSTPAAIDEGIRRTAGAVTGAAVIMVAVFSVFATLSMQDMQQMGVGLAVAVLLDATIVRMVLLPSVMAMLGERNWRTPRGLGRLRAMDHGEPEPAAPATPVGPGVRG comes from the coding sequence ATGAGGCGTAACCTCGCGGCACGTATCGGTGTGTGGAGCGCACACCATCGCAAGACGGCCATTTTCGGCTGGCTGCTCTTCGTCGTACTCGCCGCGGGCATCGGCGGAGCTTCGGGCATGGTCGAGATGACCGACGCGGAGAACGGTGCCGGCGACTCGGCCCGCGCCGAACAGATCCTGTCCGACGCGGGTCTCGGTCACCGGGCCGGTGAACTCGTCATGGTGTCGGCGGCCGAGCCCGACGGCTGGCGGACCGCCGCGCGGGAGCTGACCGCCGCCCTCGACAGGACCGGCGAGGTCACGGGCCTGGCGGACCCGGTCCGCTCCGAGGACGGCAAGGACGCGCTGATCACCTTCGAGATGAAGGGCGACGCGGGCACCGCGTCCGACCGGGTGCAGCCGGTGCTCGACGCCGTGGCCGGGGTGGAGGAGAAGCGGCCGGACGTCACCATCCACCAGTTCGGCGACGCCAGCGCCGGCAAGTGGCTCGGCGACCTGCTCTCCGAGGACTTCAAGAAGGCCGAGTTCACCGCCGTACCCCTGGCCCTGGGCATCCTGCTCGTCGCCTTCGGAGCCGTCGTCGCGGCCCTGCTGCCCGTGGGGCTGGCCCTCACCGCGTGCATGGCGGCCTTCGGACTGCTCTCGCTGGCCAGCCACCAGCTGCACCTCTTCCAGACCACGTACTCCGTGATGTTCCTGATGGGCTTCGCCGTCGGCGTCGACTACTGCCTGTTCTACCTGCGGCGCGAACGCGACGAGCGGGCCGCCGGACGCGACGCCGAGACCGCCCTGCGCATCGCCGCCGCCACCAGCGGCCGGGCCGTGCTGGTCTCCGGGCTCACCGTGATGGTCGCGATGGCCGGGATGTTCCTGTCCGGGCTGATGCTCTTCAAGGGCTTCGCCCTCGCCACGATCATCGTCGTCCTCATCGCCATGCTCGGCTCCGTGACGGTGCTGCCCGCCCTGCTGTCCTGGCTGGGCGACCGCGTCGACGCGGGCAGGGTGCCGCTGCTGAACCGGCGCGGCAAGCGGGGCGGCAAGCAGAGCGGCCGACTCGCCGGCCGGCTGCTGCGGCCCGTCCTGAGGAGCCCGAAGTTCTTCGCCGCCGCCTCCGTCGCCGTCCTGCTCGCGCTCGCCGTGCCCGCCATCGGCATGAAGACCGAGTCCCTCGGCCTGGAGAAGCAGTTCGGCTCCGACTCCGCGCTGTCCGTCGCCTACCGCCACATCAGCGACACCTTCCCCGGCGGCCCCGCCCCCGCCCAGGTCGTCGTCGAGGCCGACGACATCACGGCCCCCGCCGTCCGCAAGGCCCTCGCCGGCTTCGACCACGTCACCGTGCACCGGGCGCAGAACGTCGCCGAGATCGAGGTCCCGCTGCCGGACGGGAAGGACGGCCTCGCCGAACTGCGCGAGGAGCGGCTGCCCGCCGCCTTCGGCTCGACCGGCGCCCGCGCCTACGTCACCGGTGAGGTGGCCGGGTCCGTCGACTTCAACGACCAGCTGAAGCGCGGCATCGCCCCCGTCTTCCTCTTCATCACCGCGGTGACGTTCCTGCTGATGCTGTTCTGCTTCCGCTCGTACGTCATCGCCGTCACCTCGATCCTGCTCAACCTGCTCTCGGTGGCCGCCGCGTACGGGGTGATGACCGCCGTCTTCCAGCACGGCTGGGGCGCCGGTCTGATCGGCTCGGAAGGCGTCGGCGCGGTCGAGGCATGGATGCCGCTGTTCGTCCTCGTCGTCCTGTTCGGCCTTTCGATGGACTACCACGTCTTCGTGGTCTCCCGGATCCGCGAGGCGCACGGTCGCGGGCTCTCCACCCCGGCCGCGATCGACGAGGGCATCCGGCGCACGGCCGGGGCGGTGACCGGCGCCGCCGTGATCATGGTGGCGGTGTTCTCGGTCTTCGCGACCCTCTCGATGCAGGACATGCAGCAGATGGGCGTCGGCCTGGCCGTCGCGGTACTGCTGGACGCCACGATCGTACGGATGGTGCTGCTGCCCTCCGTGATGGCGATGCTCGGCGAGCGCAACTGGCGCACCCCGCGCGGCCTCGGCCGGCTGCGGGCCATGGACCACGGCGAACCGGAGCCGGCCGCCCCCGCGACCCCGGTGGGACCCGGGGTGCGCGGCTGA